One window of the Rosa rugosa chromosome 3, drRosRugo1.1, whole genome shotgun sequence genome contains the following:
- the LOC133736647 gene encoding chaperone protein ClpB4, mitochondrial isoform X1 encodes MASRQATKLSKSAMVLAAMNGASKTSRSSLSRCRETAVAASKFSMGGSVNVVSAKYVANTLSRSFHSSGPRFNSASSAAQAQQNEFTEMAWEGIIGAVEAARNSKQQVVESEHLMKAVLEQKDGLARRIFTKAGVDNTTVLQATDDFIAQQPKVMGATSGPIIGTHLGALLENARRQKKEMNDDFVSVEHLVLAFQSDTRFGQQLFKNLQLTDKDLKEAVKHVRGNQRVTDQILSVDPEGKYEALTKYGNDLTELASRGKLDPVIGRDDEIRRCIQILSRRTKNNPVIIGEPGVGKTAIAEGLAQRIVRGDVPEPLLNRKLISLDMGSLVAGAKFRGDFEERLKAVLKEVTASNGQIILFIDEIHTVVGAGATSGAMDAGNLLKPMLGRGELRCIGATTLNEYRKYIEKDPALERRFQQVFCGQPSVEDTISILRGLRERYELHHGVKISDSALVSAAVLSDRYITERFLPDKAIDLVDEAAAKLKMEITSKPTELDEVDRAVLKLEMEKLSLQNDTDKSSKERLSKLESDLALLKQKQKEFNEQWDREKALMTRIRSIKEEIDRVNQEMEAAERAYDLSRAAELKYGTLMSLQRQLEEAEKNLSEYQKSGKSFLREEVTDLDIAEIVSKWTGIPLSNLQQSERDKLVMLEQVLHKRVVGQDIAVKSVADAIRRSRAGLSDPNRPIASFMFLGPTGVGKTELAKALASYLFNTENALVRIDMSEYMEKHAVSRLVGAPPGYVGYEEGGQLTEVVRRRPYCVVLFDEIEKAHQDVFNILLQLLDDGRITDSQGRTVSFTNCVVIMTSNLGSHYILETLRNTQDSKDAVYELMKRQVVELARHTFRPEFLNRVDEFIVFQPLDSKEICNIVDIQMNRVKDRLKQKKIELHYTKEAVELLGKLGFDPNFGARPVKRVIQQLVENEIAMGLLRGDFSEEDAIIVDAEVSPSAKDIPPQKRLRIRKLENASSSVDDMVAND; translated from the exons ATGGCTAGCCGGCAAGCGACGAAGCTCAGCAAATCGGCGATGGTTTTGGCGGCCATGAACGGCGCCTCCAAAACCTCAAGAAGTTCGCTCTCTCGGTGTCGTGAAACTGCGGTGGCTGCCTCCAAGTTTTCCATGGGCGGCTCCGTCAACGTCGTTTCGGCCAAGTATGTGGCCAACACTCTCAGTCGGAGCTTTCACTCTTCGGGTCCTCGTTTCAACTCCGCCAGCAGCGCTGCTCAG GCTCAGCAGAATGAGTTCACTGAGATGGCATGGGAGGGCATAATTGGGGCTGTGGAAGCCGCCAGAAATAGCAAGCAACAAGTGGTGGAATCTGAGCACCTGATGAAAGCTGTCTTGGAGCAGAAGGATGGTTTGGCCAGGAGAATCTTCACCAAGGCTGGTGTAGACAACACCACTGTTCTCCAGGCCACCGATGACTTCATTGCTCAGCAACCCAAG GTGATGGGTGCGACCAGTGGACCTATAATAGGCACACATCTCGGCGCTCTGTTGGAGAATGCCCGAAGGCAGAAGAAAGAAATGAATGATGATTTTGTGTCTGTGGAGCACCTTGTGTTGGCGTTTCAGTCCGACACACGGTTTGGGCAGCAATTGTTCAAAAACCTCCAGCTTACTGACAAGGATTTGAAGGAGGCTGTTAAACATGTTCGTGGAAATCAGAGAGTCACTGATCAAA TTCTTTCCGTAGATCCTGAAGGGAAATATGAGGCTTTGACTAAATATGGGAACGACTTGACTGAGCTCGCCAGTCGTGGCAAACTTGATCCAGTTATTGGACGGGATGATGAAATACGGCGTTGTATCCAAATACTGTCCAGGAGAACAAAAAATAATCCTGTTATTATTGGAGAGCCTGGTGTCGGAAAAACTGCAATCGCTGAAGG ATTAGCTCAACGGATTGTGCGTGGGGATGTTCCGGAACCCCTCTTGAACAGAAAG TTGATTTCTTTAGATATGGGTTCATTGGTCGCTGGAGCCAAGTTTCGCGGTGACTTTGAGGAAAGATTGAAAGCTGTATTGAAGGAAGTTACTGCTTCAAATGGACAGATCATATTATTCATTGATGAGATTCATACTGTTGTAGGAGCAG GGGCTACAAGTGGTGCAATGGATGCTGGGAACTTGTTGAAACCAATGCTTGGGCGGGGTGAACTACGGTGTATAGGAGCAACCACTTTGAATGAGTACAGAAAATACATTGAGAAGGATCCTGCACTGGAGCGTAGGTTTCAGCAGGTTTTTTGTGGTCAGCCATCTGTCGAAGACACAATATCCATTCTTCGTGGGTTGCGTGAGCGGTACGAGCTGCATCATGGTGTGAAAATATCAGATAGTGCCCTTGTTTCTGCAGCAGTTCTTTCTGACAGATACATTACAGAACGATTTTTGCCTGACAAAG CCATTGATCTTGTTGATGAAGCTGCTGCAAAGCTGAAAATGGAGATCACATCCAAGCCAACTGAGTTAGATGAGGTAGACAGAGCTGTACTgaagttggagatggagaagcTGTCTTTGCAAAATGACACAGATAAATCATCGAAAGAAAGGTTAAGCAAGCTGGAGAGTGACCTCGCATTGCTcaaacagaaacaaaaagaatttAATGAACAGTGGGATCGTGAGAAGGCTCTCATGACTCGAATACGATCAATTAAAGAAGAG ATTGATAGAGTAAACCAAGAGATGGAAGCTGCTGAACGTGCATATGACCTAAGTCGTGCTGCTGAGCTCAAATATGGAACTCTAATGTCCCTGCAGCGCCAGTTAGAAGAGGCTGAGAAAAACCTTTCTGAGTACCAGAAGTCTGGAAAATCTTTCCTACGAGAAGAAGTCACCGATCTTGATATTGCTGAGATTGTAAGCAAATGGACTGGTATACCCTTGTCAAACCTTCAACAGTCGGAAAGAGACAAGCTAGTCATGCTAGAACAGGTGCTTCATAAGAGGGTAGTGGGTCAAGATATAGCCGTGAAATCGGTAGCTGATGCAATCAGACGTTCAAGGGCTGGTCTATCAGACCCAAACCGACCTATTGCAAGTTTCATGTTTTTGGGACCTACTGGTGTGGGGAAAACAGAGCTTGCAAAGGCCTTGGCCAGCTATCTCTTCAACACAGAAAATGCTCTGGTTAGGATTGATATGAGTGAGTACATGGAAAAGCATGCAGTTTCACGTTTGGTGGGTGCTCCGCCTGGTTATGTTGGTTATGAAGAAGGTGGACAACTAACAGAAGTGGTTCGTCGAAGACCCTATTGTGTAGTGCTATTCGATGAAATAGAGAAAGCACATCAGGATGTGTTCAATATTTTGTTACAATTGCTGGATGATGGAAGGATAACCGACTCACAAGGAAGGACTGTAAGCTTCACCAATTGTGTTGTGATAATGACCTCAAATCTTGGCTCCCACTATATACTTGAAACTCTTCGTAATACTCAAGACAGCAAGGATGCAGTTTATGAGTTGATGAAAAGACAAGTGGTTGAATTGGCGAGACATACTTTCCGCCCTGAGTTTTTGAATCGAGTTGATGAGTTTATCGTGTTCCAGCCTTTGGACTCCAAAGAGATCTGTAACATTGTTGACATACAG ATGAACCGGGTTAAAGATAGgctgaagcaaaagaaaatcgAGCTTCATTATACAAAGGAAGCTGTGGAGCTTCTTGGTAAATTGGGCTTTGATCCGAACTTTGGAGCAAGGCCAGTAAAGAGGGTGATACAGCAGCTGGTTGAGAATGAAATTGCAATGGGACTGTTGAGAGGCGATTTCAGTGAGGAGGATGCGATCATTGTTGATGCTGAGGTGTCCCCATCCGCCAAAGATATTCCTCCACAGAAGAGGTTGCGCATCAGGAAATTGGAGAATGCTTCTTCTAGTGTAGATGACATGGTTGCGAATGACTGA
- the LOC133736647 gene encoding chaperone protein ClpB4, mitochondrial isoform X2, giving the protein MASRQATKLSKSAMVLAAMNGASKTSRSSLSRCRETAVAASKFSMGGSVNVVSAKYVANTLSRSFHSSGPRFNSASSAAQAQQNEFTEMAWEGIIGAVEAARNSKQQVVESEHLMKAVLEQKDGLARRIFTKAGVDNTTVLQATDDFIAQQPKVMGATSGPIIGTHLGALLENARRQKKEMNDDFVSVEHLVLAFQSDTRFGQQLFKNLQLTDKDLKEAVKHVRGNQRVTDQNPEGKYEALTKYGNDLTELASRGKLDPVIGRDDEIRRCIQILSRRTKNNPVIIGEPGVGKTAIAEGLAQRIVRGDVPEPLLNRKLISLDMGSLVAGAKFRGDFEERLKAVLKEVTASNGQIILFIDEIHTVVGAGATSGAMDAGNLLKPMLGRGELRCIGATTLNEYRKYIEKDPALERRFQQVFCGQPSVEDTISILRGLRERYELHHGVKISDSALVSAAVLSDRYITERFLPDKAIDLVDEAAAKLKMEITSKPTELDEVDRAVLKLEMEKLSLQNDTDKSSKERLSKLESDLALLKQKQKEFNEQWDREKALMTRIRSIKEEIDRVNQEMEAAERAYDLSRAAELKYGTLMSLQRQLEEAEKNLSEYQKSGKSFLREEVTDLDIAEIVSKWTGIPLSNLQQSERDKLVMLEQVLHKRVVGQDIAVKSVADAIRRSRAGLSDPNRPIASFMFLGPTGVGKTELAKALASYLFNTENALVRIDMSEYMEKHAVSRLVGAPPGYVGYEEGGQLTEVVRRRPYCVVLFDEIEKAHQDVFNILLQLLDDGRITDSQGRTVSFTNCVVIMTSNLGSHYILETLRNTQDSKDAVYELMKRQVVELARHTFRPEFLNRVDEFIVFQPLDSKEICNIVDIQMNRVKDRLKQKKIELHYTKEAVELLGKLGFDPNFGARPVKRVIQQLVENEIAMGLLRGDFSEEDAIIVDAEVSPSAKDIPPQKRLRIRKLENASSSVDDMVAND; this is encoded by the exons ATGGCTAGCCGGCAAGCGACGAAGCTCAGCAAATCGGCGATGGTTTTGGCGGCCATGAACGGCGCCTCCAAAACCTCAAGAAGTTCGCTCTCTCGGTGTCGTGAAACTGCGGTGGCTGCCTCCAAGTTTTCCATGGGCGGCTCCGTCAACGTCGTTTCGGCCAAGTATGTGGCCAACACTCTCAGTCGGAGCTTTCACTCTTCGGGTCCTCGTTTCAACTCCGCCAGCAGCGCTGCTCAG GCTCAGCAGAATGAGTTCACTGAGATGGCATGGGAGGGCATAATTGGGGCTGTGGAAGCCGCCAGAAATAGCAAGCAACAAGTGGTGGAATCTGAGCACCTGATGAAAGCTGTCTTGGAGCAGAAGGATGGTTTGGCCAGGAGAATCTTCACCAAGGCTGGTGTAGACAACACCACTGTTCTCCAGGCCACCGATGACTTCATTGCTCAGCAACCCAAG GTGATGGGTGCGACCAGTGGACCTATAATAGGCACACATCTCGGCGCTCTGTTGGAGAATGCCCGAAGGCAGAAGAAAGAAATGAATGATGATTTTGTGTCTGTGGAGCACCTTGTGTTGGCGTTTCAGTCCGACACACGGTTTGGGCAGCAATTGTTCAAAAACCTCCAGCTTACTGACAAGGATTTGAAGGAGGCTGTTAAACATGTTCGTGGAAATCAGAGAGTCACTGATCAAA ATCCTGAAGGGAAATATGAGGCTTTGACTAAATATGGGAACGACTTGACTGAGCTCGCCAGTCGTGGCAAACTTGATCCAGTTATTGGACGGGATGATGAAATACGGCGTTGTATCCAAATACTGTCCAGGAGAACAAAAAATAATCCTGTTATTATTGGAGAGCCTGGTGTCGGAAAAACTGCAATCGCTGAAGG ATTAGCTCAACGGATTGTGCGTGGGGATGTTCCGGAACCCCTCTTGAACAGAAAG TTGATTTCTTTAGATATGGGTTCATTGGTCGCTGGAGCCAAGTTTCGCGGTGACTTTGAGGAAAGATTGAAAGCTGTATTGAAGGAAGTTACTGCTTCAAATGGACAGATCATATTATTCATTGATGAGATTCATACTGTTGTAGGAGCAG GGGCTACAAGTGGTGCAATGGATGCTGGGAACTTGTTGAAACCAATGCTTGGGCGGGGTGAACTACGGTGTATAGGAGCAACCACTTTGAATGAGTACAGAAAATACATTGAGAAGGATCCTGCACTGGAGCGTAGGTTTCAGCAGGTTTTTTGTGGTCAGCCATCTGTCGAAGACACAATATCCATTCTTCGTGGGTTGCGTGAGCGGTACGAGCTGCATCATGGTGTGAAAATATCAGATAGTGCCCTTGTTTCTGCAGCAGTTCTTTCTGACAGATACATTACAGAACGATTTTTGCCTGACAAAG CCATTGATCTTGTTGATGAAGCTGCTGCAAAGCTGAAAATGGAGATCACATCCAAGCCAACTGAGTTAGATGAGGTAGACAGAGCTGTACTgaagttggagatggagaagcTGTCTTTGCAAAATGACACAGATAAATCATCGAAAGAAAGGTTAAGCAAGCTGGAGAGTGACCTCGCATTGCTcaaacagaaacaaaaagaatttAATGAACAGTGGGATCGTGAGAAGGCTCTCATGACTCGAATACGATCAATTAAAGAAGAG ATTGATAGAGTAAACCAAGAGATGGAAGCTGCTGAACGTGCATATGACCTAAGTCGTGCTGCTGAGCTCAAATATGGAACTCTAATGTCCCTGCAGCGCCAGTTAGAAGAGGCTGAGAAAAACCTTTCTGAGTACCAGAAGTCTGGAAAATCTTTCCTACGAGAAGAAGTCACCGATCTTGATATTGCTGAGATTGTAAGCAAATGGACTGGTATACCCTTGTCAAACCTTCAACAGTCGGAAAGAGACAAGCTAGTCATGCTAGAACAGGTGCTTCATAAGAGGGTAGTGGGTCAAGATATAGCCGTGAAATCGGTAGCTGATGCAATCAGACGTTCAAGGGCTGGTCTATCAGACCCAAACCGACCTATTGCAAGTTTCATGTTTTTGGGACCTACTGGTGTGGGGAAAACAGAGCTTGCAAAGGCCTTGGCCAGCTATCTCTTCAACACAGAAAATGCTCTGGTTAGGATTGATATGAGTGAGTACATGGAAAAGCATGCAGTTTCACGTTTGGTGGGTGCTCCGCCTGGTTATGTTGGTTATGAAGAAGGTGGACAACTAACAGAAGTGGTTCGTCGAAGACCCTATTGTGTAGTGCTATTCGATGAAATAGAGAAAGCACATCAGGATGTGTTCAATATTTTGTTACAATTGCTGGATGATGGAAGGATAACCGACTCACAAGGAAGGACTGTAAGCTTCACCAATTGTGTTGTGATAATGACCTCAAATCTTGGCTCCCACTATATACTTGAAACTCTTCGTAATACTCAAGACAGCAAGGATGCAGTTTATGAGTTGATGAAAAGACAAGTGGTTGAATTGGCGAGACATACTTTCCGCCCTGAGTTTTTGAATCGAGTTGATGAGTTTATCGTGTTCCAGCCTTTGGACTCCAAAGAGATCTGTAACATTGTTGACATACAG ATGAACCGGGTTAAAGATAGgctgaagcaaaagaaaatcgAGCTTCATTATACAAAGGAAGCTGTGGAGCTTCTTGGTAAATTGGGCTTTGATCCGAACTTTGGAGCAAGGCCAGTAAAGAGGGTGATACAGCAGCTGGTTGAGAATGAAATTGCAATGGGACTGTTGAGAGGCGATTTCAGTGAGGAGGATGCGATCATTGTTGATGCTGAGGTGTCCCCATCCGCCAAAGATATTCCTCCACAGAAGAGGTTGCGCATCAGGAAATTGGAGAATGCTTCTTCTAGTGTAGATGACATGGTTGCGAATGACTGA
- the LOC133736648 gene encoding B3 domain-containing protein REM5-like isoform X1 — translation MAASKPAFFTVLIGDFCRQLKMPTAFVDKLRGTPPCQCVLRGPNGQSWNVTLEERESGLFFRKGWRKFVKYHCLEEGDFLVFHYTGKLKFDVTIYDESACEMDLEVSKRRSLADGSSDQVTSGKAVIEETPTGLTVFQSRNSCFMKTLETFRRYDLTIPQKIVKAEGLKGHMSLTLRDPKQRSRIVETDVTLDKRLKLTKGWSQSCREFKISIGDKVVFEFVKPNVIQLHIFRGKDVLLSGPKVVDSSNYRQI, via the exons ATGGCTGCTAGCAAACCAGCATTTTTCACGGTCCTCATTGGTGATTTCTGCCGACAACTG AAAATGCCAACTGCGTTTGTGGACAAGTTAAGGGGAACACCACCTTGCCAATGTGTTCTTAGAGGTCCCAATGGACAAAGTTGGAATGTGACactggaagagagagaaagtggttTGTTCTTCCGTAAGGGTTGGCGGAAATTTGTGAAGTATCATTGTTTGGAAGAAGGGGACTTTTTGGTCTTCCATTATACTGGCAAACTTAAGTTTGATGTCACAATTTATGATGAAAGTGCCTGTGAAATGGATTTAGAAGTATCCAAGAGGAGAAGTCTCGCTGATGGTAGTA GCGATCAAGTAACGTCTGGGAAGGCTGTAATTGAAGAAACACCAACTGGATTGACGGTGTTCCAGTCAAGGAATTCATGTTTTATGAAAACTTTGGAGACATTTAGACGTTATGATCTG ACGATTCCGCAGAAAATAGTGAAAGCTGAGGGTCTTAAGGGACACATGTCTCTAACGCTTCGAGATCCAAAACAGAGATCACGGATTGTTGAGACTGATGTCACCTTAGATAAACGTTTGAAGCTGACAAAAGGTTGGTCCCAAAGTTGCCGGGAGTTCAAGATCTCAATTGGGGACAAGGTTGTTTTCGAGTTTGTCAAGCCAAATGTGATTCAACTTCATATCTTCAGAGGCAAAGATGTGCTACTTTCAGGTCCTAAAGTTGTGGACTCTAGCAACTATAGGCAAATCTAG
- the LOC133736648 gene encoding B3 domain-containing protein REM5-like isoform X2, with translation MAASKPAFFTVLIGDFCRQLKMPTAFVDKLRGTPPCQCVLRGPNGQSWNVTLEERESGLFFRKGWRKFVKYHCLEEGDFLVFHYTGKLKFDVTIYDESACEMDLEVSKRRSLADGDQVTSGKAVIEETPTGLTVFQSRNSCFMKTLETFRRYDLTIPQKIVKAEGLKGHMSLTLRDPKQRSRIVETDVTLDKRLKLTKGWSQSCREFKISIGDKVVFEFVKPNVIQLHIFRGKDVLLSGPKVVDSSNYRQI, from the exons ATGGCTGCTAGCAAACCAGCATTTTTCACGGTCCTCATTGGTGATTTCTGCCGACAACTG AAAATGCCAACTGCGTTTGTGGACAAGTTAAGGGGAACACCACCTTGCCAATGTGTTCTTAGAGGTCCCAATGGACAAAGTTGGAATGTGACactggaagagagagaaagtggttTGTTCTTCCGTAAGGGTTGGCGGAAATTTGTGAAGTATCATTGTTTGGAAGAAGGGGACTTTTTGGTCTTCCATTATACTGGCAAACTTAAGTTTGATGTCACAATTTATGATGAAAGTGCCTGTGAAATGGATTTAGAAGTATCCAAGAGGAGAAGTCTCGCTGATG GCGATCAAGTAACGTCTGGGAAGGCTGTAATTGAAGAAACACCAACTGGATTGACGGTGTTCCAGTCAAGGAATTCATGTTTTATGAAAACTTTGGAGACATTTAGACGTTATGATCTG ACGATTCCGCAGAAAATAGTGAAAGCTGAGGGTCTTAAGGGACACATGTCTCTAACGCTTCGAGATCCAAAACAGAGATCACGGATTGTTGAGACTGATGTCACCTTAGATAAACGTTTGAAGCTGACAAAAGGTTGGTCCCAAAGTTGCCGGGAGTTCAAGATCTCAATTGGGGACAAGGTTGTTTTCGAGTTTGTCAAGCCAAATGTGATTCAACTTCATATCTTCAGAGGCAAAGATGTGCTACTTTCAGGTCCTAAAGTTGTGGACTCTAGCAACTATAGGCAAATCTAG